The following are from one region of the Microtus ochrogaster isolate Prairie Vole_2 chromosome 17, MicOch1.0, whole genome shotgun sequence genome:
- the Fgf17 gene encoding fibroblast growth factor 17 isoform X3 encodes MGAARLLPNLTLCLQLLILCCQTQYVRDQGAMTDQLSRRQIREYQLYSRTSGKHVQVTGRRISATAEDGNKFAKLIVETDTFGSRVRIKGAESEKYICMNKRGKLIGKPSGKSKDCVFTEIVLENNYTAFQNARHEGWFMAFTRQGRPRQASRSRQNQREAHFIKRLYQGQLPFPNHADRQKQFEFVGSAPTRRTKRTRRPQPQT; translated from the exons ATGGGAGCCGCCCGCCTGCTGCCTAACCTTACTCT GTGCTTGCAGCTCTTGATTCTCTGCTGTCAAACGCAG TACGTGAGGGACCAGGGCGCCATGACCGACCAGCTGAGCAGGCGGCAAATCCGTGAGTACCAGCTCTACAGCCGAACCAGCGGCAAGCACGTGCAGGTCACCGGGCGTCGCATCTCCGCCACCGCCGAGGATGGCAACAAGTTCG CCAAGCTCATCGTGGAGACGGATACATTTGGCAGCCGGGTCCGCATCAAGGGGGCGGAGAGCGAGAAGTATATCTGTATGAACAAGAGGGGCAAGCTGATTGGGAAG CCGAGTGGGAAGAGCAAAGACTGCGTGTTCACCGAGATCGTGCTGGAGAACAACTACACAGCCTTCCAGAATGCTCGGCACGAGGGCTGGTTCATGGCTTTCACTCGGCAGGGCCGGCCGCGCCAGGCCTCCCGAAGCCGCCAGAACCAGCGCGAGGCCCACTTCATCAAACGCCTCTACCAGGGCCAGTTGCCTTTCCCCAACCACGCGGATAGGCAGAAGCAGTTCGAGTTCGTGGGTTCGGCCCCCACCCGCAGGACCAAGCGTACTCGGAGGCCCCAGCCCCAAACGTAG
- the Fgf17 gene encoding fibroblast growth factor 17 isoform X1, whose amino-acid sequence MYAVSLCFPKTTSHESPKATAGSCNIPGQSWTQALFTLSPTLQGPGPAPLHLPLYPSPQMDQWWCHPKQIDTIFPLVTAKGENHPSPNFNQYVRDQGAMTDQLSRRQIREYQLYSRTSGKHVQVTGRRISATAEDGNKFAKLIVETDTFGSRVRIKGAESEKYICMNKRGKLIGKPSGKSKDCVFTEIVLENNYTAFQNARHEGWFMAFTRQGRPRQASRSRQNQREAHFIKRLYQGQLPFPNHADRQKQFEFVGSAPTRRTKRTRRPQPQT is encoded by the exons ATGTATGCTGTCTCACTGTGTTTCCCCAAGACTACCAGCCACGAGTCCCCAAAAGCCACAGCTGGCTCATGCAACATCCCGGGACAATCATGGACACAGGCACTCTTCACCTTGTCGCCTACACTGCAGGGCCCAGGGCCAGCCCCACTTCACTTACCTCTTTACCCCTCTCCCCAGATGGACCAATGGTGGTGTCACCCAAAGCAAATTGACACTATTTTTCCCTTGGTAACCGCAAAGGGGGAGAATCACCCGTCTCCTAATTTTAACCAGTACGTGAGGGACCAGGGCGCCATGACCGACCAGCTGAGCAGGCGGCAAATCCGTGAGTACCAGCTCTACAGCCGAACCAGCGGCAAGCACGTGCAGGTCACCGGGCGTCGCATCTCCGCCACCGCCGAGGATGGCAACAAGTTCG CCAAGCTCATCGTGGAGACGGATACATTTGGCAGCCGGGTCCGCATCAAGGGGGCGGAGAGCGAGAAGTATATCTGTATGAACAAGAGGGGCAAGCTGATTGGGAAG CCGAGTGGGAAGAGCAAAGACTGCGTGTTCACCGAGATCGTGCTGGAGAACAACTACACAGCCTTCCAGAATGCTCGGCACGAGGGCTGGTTCATGGCTTTCACTCGGCAGGGCCGGCCGCGCCAGGCCTCCCGAAGCCGCCAGAACCAGCGCGAGGCCCACTTCATCAAACGCCTCTACCAGGGCCAGTTGCCTTTCCCCAACCACGCGGATAGGCAGAAGCAGTTCGAGTTCGTGGGTTCGGCCCCCACCCGCAGGACCAAGCGTACTCGGAGGCCCCAGCCCCAAACGTAG
- the Fgf17 gene encoding fibroblast growth factor 17 isoform X2 translates to MGAARLLPNLTLCLQLLILCCQTQGENHPSPNFNQYVRDQGAMTDQLSRRQIREYQLYSRTSGKHVQVTGRRISATAEDGNKFAKLIVETDTFGSRVRIKGAESEKYICMNKRGKLIGKPSGKSKDCVFTEIVLENNYTAFQNARHEGWFMAFTRQGRPRQASRSRQNQREAHFIKRLYQGQLPFPNHADRQKQFEFVGSAPTRRTKRTRRPQPQT, encoded by the exons ATGGGAGCCGCCCGCCTGCTGCCTAACCTTACTCT GTGCTTGCAGCTCTTGATTCTCTGCTGTCAAACGCAG GGGGAGAATCACCCGTCTCCTAATTTTAACCAGTACGTGAGGGACCAGGGCGCCATGACCGACCAGCTGAGCAGGCGGCAAATCCGTGAGTACCAGCTCTACAGCCGAACCAGCGGCAAGCACGTGCAGGTCACCGGGCGTCGCATCTCCGCCACCGCCGAGGATGGCAACAAGTTCG CCAAGCTCATCGTGGAGACGGATACATTTGGCAGCCGGGTCCGCATCAAGGGGGCGGAGAGCGAGAAGTATATCTGTATGAACAAGAGGGGCAAGCTGATTGGGAAG CCGAGTGGGAAGAGCAAAGACTGCGTGTTCACCGAGATCGTGCTGGAGAACAACTACACAGCCTTCCAGAATGCTCGGCACGAGGGCTGGTTCATGGCTTTCACTCGGCAGGGCCGGCCGCGCCAGGCCTCCCGAAGCCGCCAGAACCAGCGCGAGGCCCACTTCATCAAACGCCTCTACCAGGGCCAGTTGCCTTTCCCCAACCACGCGGATAGGCAGAAGCAGTTCGAGTTCGTGGGTTCGGCCCCCACCCGCAGGACCAAGCGTACTCGGAGGCCCCAGCCCCAAACGTAG